One window from the genome of Saccharomyces mikatae IFO 1815 strain IFO1815 genome assembly, chromosome: 4 encodes:
- the GDH2 gene encoding glutamate dehydrogenase (NAD(+)) (similar to Saccharomyces cerevisiae GDH2 (YDL215C); ancestral locus Anc_2.68) produces MLFDNKNRGPLTSLNTPDIASLSISSMSDYHVFDFPGKDLQREEVIDLLDQQGFIPDDLIEQEVDWFYNSLGIDDLFFSRESPQLISNIIHSLYASKLDFFAKSKFNGIQPRLFSIKNKIITNDNHAIFMESNTGVSISDSQQKNFKFANDAVGNDTLEHGKDTIKNNKTQMGDSCPPYELDSEIDDLFLDNKSQKNCRLVSFWAPESELKLTFVYESVYPSDDPASADISSQDLLKGDIESISDKTMFKVSSNENKKLYGLLLKLVKEREGPVIKTTRSVENKDEVRLLVAYKRFTTKRYYSALNSLFHYYKLRPSKFYLESFNVKDDDIIIFSVYLNENQQLEDVLLHNVEAALRQIEREASLLYAIPNNSFHEVYQRRQFSPKEAIYAHIGAIFINHFVNRLGSDYQNLLSQITIKRNDTTLLEIVENLKRKLRNETLTQQTIINIMSKHYTIISKLYKNFAQIHYYHSSTKDMEKTLSFQRLEKVEPFKNDQEFETYLNKFIPNDSPDLLILKTLNIFNKSILKTNFFITRKVAISFRLDPSLVMAKFEYPETPYGIFFVVGNTFKGFHIRFRDIARGGIRIVCSRNQDIYDLNSKNVIDENYQLASTQQRKNKDIPEGGSKGVILLNPGLVEHDQTFVAFSQYVDAMIDILINDPLKENYVNLLSKEEILFFGPDEGTAGFVDWATNHARVRNCPWWKSFLTGKSPSLGGIPHDEYGMTSLGVRAYVNKIYETLNLTNSTVYKFQTGGPDGDLGSNEILLSSPNECYLGILDGSGVLCDPKGLDKDELCRLAHERKMISDFDTSRLSNDGFFVSVDSMDIMLPNGTIVANGTTFRNTFHTQVFKFVDHIDVFVPCGGRPNSITLNNLHYFVDEKSGKCKIPYIVEGANLFITQPAKNALEEHGCILFKDASANKGGVTSSSMEVLASLALNDNDFVHKFIGDASGERSALYKSYVVEVQSRIQRNAELEFCQLWSLNQLNGTHISEISNQLSFTINKLNDDLVASQELWLNDLKLRNYLLLDKIIPKILIDVAGPDSVLENIPESYLKVLLSSYLSSTFVYQNGIDVNIGKFLEFIGGLKREAEAIS; encoded by the coding sequence ATGCTGTTTGATAACAAAAATCGCGGCCCTCTAACATCATTGAACACACCTGATATTGCTTCCTTGTCAATATCATCCATGTCAGACTATCATGTGTTTGATTTTCCCGGTAAGGATCTGCAAAGGGAGGAAGTCATAGATTTGTTAGATCAACAAGGTTTCATTCCTGACGATTTGATTGAACAAGAAGTAGACTGGTTCTATAATTCATTGGGTATCGACGATTTGTTCTTCTCGAGAGAATCTCCCCAATTAATCTCAAATATCATACATTCTCTGTATGCTTCCAAGCTGGATTTTTTTGCCAAGTCGAAATTCAATGGTATTCAACCAAGGTTATTCAgtatcaaaaacaaaattataaCTAATGATAACCATGCCATCTTCATGGAATCTAATACTGGTGTAAGTATAAGTGATTCCCAGCagaaaaacttcaaatttgCTAATGACGCCGTCGGGAACGATACATTAGAACATGGTAAAGATACgatcaaaaataataagacTCAAATGGGTGATTCTTGCCCACCTTATGAATTAGATTCGGAGATCGATGATCTCTTCTTGGACAACAAgtctcaaaaaaattgcagATTAGTATCTTTTTGGGCTCCAGAGAGCGAATTGAAGCTAACTTTTGTTTATGAAAGTGTTTATCCTAGCGATGATCCAGCTAGTGCGGATATTTCCTCTCAAGATTTGCTAAAGGGCGACATTGAGTCCATTAGTGACAAGACCATGTTTAAAGTTTCATCGaacgaaaataaaaaattatacGGTCTTTTACTTAAATTGGTAAAGGAAAGAGAGGGTCCGGTTATCAAGACTACTCGCTCCGTAGAGAATAAGGATGAGGTCAGATTGTTAGTTGCTTACAAACGATTCACCACAAAACGCTATTACTCTGCTTTGAACTCGTTGTTCCACTATTACAAATTGAGACCTTCTAAATTCTATCTGGAATCTTTTAATGTCAAGGACgatgatattattatcttttccGTTTACTTGAACGAAAATCAGCAATTGGAAGATGTCTTACTCCATAATGTTGAGGCTGCATTGAGACAGATTGAAAGAGAAGCTTCTTTATTGTATGCTATTCCAAACAATTCTTTCCATGAAGTCTATCAGAGACGTCAATTTTCACCCAAAGAGGCCATATATGCACATATCGGAGCTATATTTATCAACCATTTTGTTAATCGTTTAGGTTCAGATTATCAGAATCTTCTATCTCAAATCACTATCAAACGTAATGATACTACTCTTTTAGAAATCGTGGAAAAcctgaaaagaaaactgagAAACGAAACCTTAACTCAACAAACTATCATCAACATCATGTCAAAGCATTATACTATAATCTCCAAGCTATATAAGAATTTTGCACAAATTCATTACTATCATAGTAGTACCAAAGATATGGAAAAAACGCTGTCTTTCCAAAGATTGGAAAAAGTGGAACCTTTTAAAAATGACCAAGAGTTTGAAACGTACTTGAACAAATTCATTCCAAATGATTCTCCCGATTTGTTGATTCTCAAGACGCTAAACATCTTCAATAAGTCCATtttaaaaacaaacttCTTCATCACAAGGAAAGTTGCCATATCATTCAGATTGGATCCTTCGTTGGTCATGGCGAAATTTGAATACCCAGAGACCCCCTATGGTATATTTTTTGTCGTTGGGAACACTTTCAAAGGTTTTCATATCCGATTCAGAGATATTGCAAGGGGTGGTATTCGTATAGTTTGTTCTAGAAATCAAGATATCTATGATTTGAATTCTAAGAATGTCATCGATGAGAATTATCAATTGGCTTCTACTCAACAACGTAAAAATAAGGATATTCCGGAGGGCGGTTCTAAAGGTGTCATCTTATTGAACCCAGGATTAGTAGAACATGATCAAACATTCGTTGCCTTTTCCCAATATGTTGACGCAATGATCGACATTCTAATTAATGATCCATTAAAGGAGAACTATGTCAATCTTTTATCAAAGGAagaaatattattctttggCCCAGATGAAGGAACTGCCGGCTTTGTTGATTGGGCAACTAATCATGCCCGCGTGAGAAACTGTCCATGGTGGAAATCATTCTTAACTGGTAAATCTCCCTCTTTGGGTGGTATTCCTCACGACGAATATGGTATGACTTCTTTAGGTGTTCGTGCTTACGTTAACAAGATTTACGAAACTTTGAATCTTACCAATTCTACTGTTTACAAATTTCAAACGGGCGGCCCAGATGGTGATCTAGGGTCCAACGAAATTCTTCTATCCTCACCCAATGAATGTTACTTGGGGATTTTGGACGGTTCTGGTGTCCTCTGCGATCCTAAGGGTCTGGACAAAGACGAATTATGTCGCCTAGCTCatgaaaggaaaatgataTCCGATTTCGACACTTCGAGATTATCAAATGAtggtttttttgtttctgtgGATTCAATGGATATTATGCTGCCAAATGGTACAATCGTTGCTAATGGCACAACCTTCAGAAACACTTTCCATACtcaagttttcaaatttgtgGACCACATTGATGTTTTTGTTCCATGTGGTGGTAGACCAAACTCAATCACACTAAATAATTTACATTActttgttgatgaaaagaGCGGAAAATGTAAAATTCCATACATTGTGGAAGGCGCCAATTTGTTTATTACCCAACCCGCTAAAAATGCCTTAGAAGAACATGGGTGCATTCTGTTTAAGGACGCTTCTGCCAACAAAGGAGGTGTcacatcatcatcaatggAAGTATTGGCATCTTTAGCACTAAACGATAATGATTTTGTGCACAAATTTATTGGAGATGCCAGTGGTGAGAGATCTGCATTATACAAGTCATATGTTGTTGAAGTGCAATcaagaattcaaagaaatgcCGAATTGGAATTTTGCCAGCTGTGGAGCCTGAATCAATTGAATGGAACTCACATTTctgaaatttcaaatcagTTGTCTTTTACtatcaacaaattaaaTGATGATTTAGTTGCATCACAAGAATTATGGTTAAATGATTTAAAATTAAGAAACTATCTACTGTTGGATAAAATAATcccaaaaattttaatcGATGTTGCTGGACCTGATTCTGTACTGGAAAATATTCCAGAAAGCTATCTGAAAGTTTTACTATCCAGTTACTTATCAAGCACCTTTGTTTACCAAAACGGTATTGACGTTAACATCGGGAAGTTCTTGGAGTTTATTGGTGGTTTAAAAAGAGAAGCAGAAGCAATTTCTTAA
- the TIM22 gene encoding translocation channel protein TIM22 (similar to Saccharomyces cerevisiae TIM22 (YDL217C); ancestral locus Anc_2.65): protein MVYTGFGLEQLSPPQKTPYNELTPEEQGERGAEMIMNFMTSCPGKSVVSGVTGFALGGVLGLFMASMAYDTPLHTPTPANTAATTAAATTTTTAAAAAATAGNAGVGGISRTVQQISDLPFRQQMKLQFTDMGKKSYSSAKNFGYIGMIYAGVECVIESLRAKNDIYNGVTAGFFTGAGLAYKAGPQAALMGGAGFAAFSAAIDLYMKSEDGRPPRNDFKE from the coding sequence ATGGTGTACACAGGATTTGGTCTAGAACAGTTAAGTCCACCTCAAAAAACACCTTACAATGAGCTAACTCCAGAAGAGCAGGGAGAGCGGGGCGCAGAAATGATCATGAACTTCATGACTTCTTGTCCTGGGAAATCAGTAGTGAGTGGTGTAACAGGGTTTGCACTGGGGGGTGTTTTAGGTCTTTTTATGGCGTCAATGGCTTATGATACACCACTGCATACGCCCACACCTGCTAAtacagcagcaacaacagcagcagcaacaacaacaacaacagcagcagcagcagcagcaacagcgGGAAATGCGGGCGTGGGAGGGATATCAAGAACAGTTCAACAAATATCCGATTTACCGTTTCGGCAGCAAATGAAACTTCAGTTTACTGATATGGGTAAAAAATCGTACTCTAGCGCTAAGAATTTCGGTTACATTGGCATGATATATGCCGGTGTAGAATGTGTCATAGAGTCACTTAGAGCCAAAAATGATATTTATAACGGAGTAACAGCAGGGTTTTTTACCGGTGCTGGGTTGGCTTACAAGGCCGGACCACAAGCTGCATTAATGGGTGGTGCCGGTTTTGCCGCCTTTTCAGCTGCAATTGATTTGTACATGAAAAGCGAAGATGGTAGACCACCTCGTAATGATTTTAAAGAATGA
- the SHR3 gene encoding Shr3p (similar to Saccharomyces cerevisiae SHR3 (YDL212W); ancestral locus Anc_2.77): MFSYSDFCAIGTAMILSATTFLMGVFFSNMPYDYHLLFNPNATQEHFDLALKHYQTLHETPLSVIVTLSVVAGIGLIGGTIKIFKPNPELQMFEYCSLGLYVLAICVFLTNVKTGIDCSVSHKWGEVTENQGLAVIASSNIILLVMFAGVIILQIGLWYSNWDLQKRLKKFYAEEEREATNSGKKTEKVEKVRRNDTKSKGAQKRKPAKK; encoded by the coding sequence ATGTTTTCATATTCAGATTTTTGTGCTATCGGCACGGCCATGATTTTATCAGCCACCACGTTCCTAATGGGTGTTTTCTTCAGTAACATGCCATATGACTATCATCTTTTGTTCAATCCTAACGCCACTCAAGAGCATTTCGATTTGGCTTTGAAACATTACCAAACTTTACATGAGACACCACTGTCTGTCATTGTTACTTTAAGCGTTGTTGCGGGGATTGGTTTAATTGGTGGTACgatcaaaattttcaagcCAAACCCTGAATTGCAAATGTTTGAGTACTGTTCGTTAGGTTTGTACGTTTTGGCTATCTGCGTTTTCCTTACCAACGTGAAAACTGGTATTGATTGTTCCGTCAGCCATAAGTGGGGGGAAGTTACCGAAAATCAAGGTTTGGCAGTTATTGCTTCATCCAACATAATCTTACTGGTTATGTTTGCCGGTGTTATCATCCTGCAAATTGGCTTATGGTACAGTAACTGGGATCTGCAAAAAAGGTTAAAGAAATTCTATGCTgaggaagaaagagaagccACCAATTCCGGTAAAAAGactgaaaaagttgaaaaagtgAGAAGGAATGATACCAAATCCAAGGGTGcacagaaaagaaaacctgCTAAAAAATAG
- the PRR2 gene encoding serine/threonine protein kinase PRR2 (similar to Saccharomyces cerevisiae PRR2 (YDL214C) and NPR1 (YNL183C); ancestral locus Anc_2.71), protein MSFSKLMRYNQRNNKTTASLTAENAYSDNCVSSALVSEPANSSVSMTAKKKGEEPNKSYDYILSCLPPARSVLQNGCIQSSWDDENTSLQKITTSWIEKIDTEMPNNISRIDSNIISSPMVSKVEERFIVPRGKLRKNSMDFAFSFSNSLSFHKSCSKFVSFTSKKHNNDEKRRQSNDICNFTDDNSHPSSSVHNIPVTTATMVRNEIATASSEHEYELNEHDGMFTTHVYSLGDSISSLSTNPLDDAYSEALQINTIHIENAGNAAHPRKRSYATSFSSIKRLFKITSLSNYKHGPYDHQINKIADDCAIASSLSETTSSCASTASPSAMCEEEDNDEDQIIQTLYTNIEASTDLVSRKYKDLNVVLGEGSGGIVKLVKRVLDNKKFALKEYRFKKKKESEREYIKKIVSEYCIASTLKNTNICETLEILYENGKIFQILEYCEYDLFALVMSEKMQYDEICCLFKQLINGVKYLHDIGLSHRDLKLDNCVVTQKGILKLIDFGASSVFHYPLSSHLIEANGIVGSDPYLSPEVFYFEEYDPRALDVWSIGIIFFCMITRKFPWKYPKLKDEQFKAFCSGRGVSYFKDLVTSPATDYNNQYDDVYKEQVIDMGPNFLLHRLPEESHTIMSRILEISPFKRTTINEILQDDWVKEIEICQVVSAAGLDEASPRIINKDDHVHTNIDQQYAHIGGLHQ, encoded by the coding sequence ATGTCGTTTTCTAAACTTATGCGATATAATCAGAGAAACAATAAAACAACAGCTTCCTTGACTGCAGAGAATGCTTATTCTGATAATTGTGTATCCTCTGCTCTAGTAAGCGAGCCTGCTAACAGTAGCGTAAGCATGActgcaaagaagaaggggGAGGAGCCAAATAAATCATATGATTACATTTTGTCCTGTTTGCCTCCGGCACGTAGTGTATTACAGAATGGTTGTATTCAATCTTCATGGGATGACGAAAACACAAGCTTGCAAAAAATAACCACTTCTTGGATCGAGAAAATTGACACAGAGATGCCCAATAATATATCTAGAATTGATTCAAACATTATTTCCTCTCCTATGGTAAGTAAAGTTGAGGAGAGGTTCATTGTTCCAAGAGGTAAACTGAGAAAGAATTCCATGGATTTTgcgttttctttttcgaaCTCATTAAGTTTTCATAAGAGTTGTAGCAAATTCGTTTCTTTCACATCTAAGAAGcataataatgatgaaaaaaggCGCCAATCTAATGACATCTGCAATTTTACGGATGACAATAGTCATCCTTCGAGCAGTGTTCACAATATCCCAGTCACAACAGCCACAATGGTACGCAATGAAATTGCCACAGCCTCATCAGAACATGAATATGAGCTCAATGAGCACGATGGTATGTTCACTACCCATGTATATTCCCTAGGGGATTCAATCTCTTCCCTTTCCACTAATCCTCTCGATGACGCATACTCAGAAGCTCTTCAAATAAATACAATACATATCGAGAATGCTGGGAACGCAGCTCATCCAAGAAAGCGCTCTTATGCGACTTCGTTCTCGAGTATCAAGAggcttttcaaaataacaTCATTGAGCAATTACAAACATGGCCCATATGATCACCAGATAAACAAAATTGCGGATGACTGTGCAATTGCATCATCATTAAGCGAAACAACTTCTTCCTGCGCATCAACTGCATCACCTTCTGCCATGTGTGAAGAGGAAGACAACGATGAAGATCAGATTATTCAAACTTTATATACCAACATTGAAGCATCCACAGATTTGGTTTCCAGGAAATATAAGGACCTCAACGTTGTTCTCGGTGAAGGTTCAGGCGGCATAGTAAAACTGGTAAAAAGAGTCCTggataacaaaaaattcGCATTAAAGGAATACAggttcaaaaaaaaaaaagaatccgAGAGAGAAtatatcaagaaaatagTATCCGAATATTGTATTGCATCCACTTTGAAAAACACAAATATTTGTGAAACTTTAGAAATACTATATGAAAATGgtaaaattttccaaattcttgaatattGCGAATATGATTTATTTGCGTTGGTTATGAGTGAAAAAATGCAATATGACGAAATATGCTGTCTTTTCAAGCAGCTGATTAATGGCGTAAAATACTTGCACGACATCGGTCTCTCTCATCGTGATTTGAAGCTAGATAACTGTGTCGTGACACAAAAGGGAATTTTAAAGTTAATCGACTTTGGCGCTTCCAGTGTGTTCCACTATCCCTTGTCGTCACATTTGATTGAAGCAAATGGAATCGTCGGTAGCGACCCCTACCTATCGCCAGAggtattttattttgaagagtACGATCCAAGAGCACTCGACGTTTGGTCCATCggaataattttcttttgcatGATAACTAGAAAATTCCCTTGGAAGTACCCCAAATTAAAAGATGAGCAATTCAAAGCATTTTGTTCCGGGAGAGGTGTGTCATATTTCAAAGACCTAGTGACAAGTCCCGCTACTGATTATAACAATCAGTATGATGATGTTTACAAAGAGCAAGTCATCGACATGGGCCCCAATTTCCTTTTGCACCGACTTCCTGAAGAGAGTCACACAATAATGAGTCGTATACTAGAAATTTCACCTTTCAAAAGAACTACCATAAACGAAATATTACAAGATGATTGGgtcaaagaaatagaaataTGCCAGGTTGTGAGCGCGGCGGGCTTAGATGAGGCATCGCCTCGAATTATAAACAAAGATGATCATGTTCATACAAACATCGATCAGCAATACGCTCATATCGGCGGCCTGCATCAGTAA
- the NOP6 gene encoding Nop6p (similar to Saccharomyces cerevisiae NOP6 (YDL213C); ancestral locus Anc_2.72), which translates to MGSEEDKKLTKKQLKAQQFRKSKEEKDQGKDVKQEQLPEGKRPLSGAGNDNEEPVKKKRKTRRGRGGKGKNGKKGNRFIVFVGSLPRDITAVELQNHFKNSSPDQIRLRADKGIAFLEFDADKDRTGIQRRMDIALLQHGTLLKEKKINVELTVGGGGNSQERLEKLKNKNIKLDEERKERLTKMISDGNQKKMAKNAAAAPTVTSGAGNRAPAGIHPDRARLLK; encoded by the coding sequence ATGGGGTCTGAGGAAGATAAGAAACTAACTAAGAAGCAGCTCAAAGCTCAGCAGTTCAGGAAAAGCAAGGAGGAAAAAGATCAAGGGAAAGACGTTAAGCAAGAACAATTACCAGAGGGAAAAAGACCTCTCAGTGGAGCCGGAAACGATAATGAAGAACctgtaaagaaaaagagaaagacCCGCAGAGGCCGCGGTGGGAAGGGCAAAAATGGCAAAAAAGGTAACAGattcattgtttttgtcGGCAGCTTACCAAGGGATATCACTGCTGTCGAATTGCAAAACCATTTCAAAAACAGTTCACCGGACCAGATTCGCCTCAGAGCTGACAAAGGTATTGCATTTTTAGAATTTGATGCTGATAAAGACCGCACCGGCATTCAAAGACGCATGGACATTGCCTTGTTGCAACACGGCACcttattgaaagaaaagaagattaaCGTCGAGCTAACCGTTGGTGGAGGCGGTAACAGTCAAGAGCGTTTggaaaagttgaagaacaagaatatCAAACTAGACGAAGAGCGCAAGGAGAGGTTGACAAAAATGATAAGTGACGGtaaccaaaagaaaatggctAAAAATGCAGCAGCAGCTCCAACTGTAACATCTGGAGCGGGTAATCGTGCGCCTGCGGGGATCCATCCTGATAGAGCTAGATTACTCAAATGA
- the RRI1 gene encoding COP9 signalosome catalytic subunit RRI1 (similar to Saccharomyces cerevisiae RRI1 (YDL216C); ancestral locus Anc_2.67), with the protein MSLSNKTVKELRQLLKEKYTVKDESTESIALSGMRFKPSQEQEYRALSQSSLLKTKLKQHSNQNSLTYNRVLISKLSCEKISHYAIRGGNIEIMGIMMGFTLKDNIIVMDCFDLPVVGTETRVNAQLESYEYMVQYIDEMYNHNDNDHGRDYKGVKLNVVGWFHSHPGYDCWLSNIDIQTQDLNQRFQDPYVAIVVDPLKSLENRTLRMGAFRTIGNKENDNSPPSYYELETIIFNSDLNRALFETKLKLYCVVEDDDSEQMSLNRLIDSMKQYSYLIDSRNVKLRMRIASVSNENKADAEDQSRSTKSHFCFNTQKGDSTETSSFVSMFSGDNASDVDMEDRNLTEFDSTDTSLYASIEPSLHGNHTERNSRSTENISRNRFNNNQERRSDECNDLLQRNVLETDYARAKNRILASKIKQYERLRFYKDTFTL; encoded by the coding sequence ATGTCGCTTTCAAATAAAACCGTGAAAGAATTACGACAACTACTCAAGGAGAAATACACGGTAAAAGATGAATCAACTGAATCCATAGCGTTATCCGGTATGCGATTTAAACCATcacaagaacaagaatatCGAGCTTTGAGCCAATCATCATTGCTAAAAACTAAATTAAAACAACATAGTAATCAGAATTCACTGACTTACAATAGAGTACTTATATCAAAATTATCatgtgaaaaaatttctcaCTACGCAATTCGTGGGGGAAATATAGAAATCATGGGTATAATGATGGGTTTCACATTAAAAGacaatattattgtaaTGGACTGTTTCGATCTTCCTGTAGTAGGAACAGAAACTCGCGTAAATGCTCAGCTGGAATCATATGAGTATATGGTTCAAtatattgatgaaatgTATAATCATAACGACAATGATCACGGACGAGACTATAAGGGCGTTAAATTGAATGTTGTGGGCTGGTTCCATTCGCATCCTGGTTACGACTGTTGGTTAAGTAATATAGATATCCAAACCCAAGATTTGAACCAAAGATTTCAAGACCCATATGTTGCAATTGTGGTCGATCCATTAAAGAGCTTAGAAAATAGAACCTTAAGAATGGGTGCTTTTCGGACAATAGGAAATAAGGAGAATGATAACAGTCCACCTTCTTATTATGAACTGGAAACCATTATATTTAATTCGGATCTGAATCGCGCattatttgaaacaaagttGAAATTATATTGCGTGgtagaagatgatgacTCGGAACAAATGTCATTAAACAGGTTGATCGATTCCATGAAGCAGTATAGCTACTTGATAGATTCCAGAAATGTTAAATTAAGAATGAGGATAGCTAGTGTTAGCAACGAAAACAAGGCAGATGCTGAAGATCAAAGTCGTTCAACAAAATCGCACTTCTGCTTCAACACGCAGAAAGGAGATAGTACCGAAACAAGCTCGTTTGTTAGTATGTTTTCAGGTGATAATGCTAGTGATGTAGATATGGAAGATAGAAATCTTACTGAATTCGATAGCACAGACACAAGTTTGTACGCCAGTATTGAACCGAGCCTTCATGGAAATCACACGGAAAGGAACAGTAGATCTACCGAAAATATTTCCAGGAACCGtttcaataataatcaAGAGAGACGTAGCGATGAATGTAATGATCTATTGCAAAGAAATGTGCTGGAGACAGATTATGCAAGAGCAAAGAATCGAATACTTGCTTCTAAAATAAAGCAGTACGAACGACTAAGATTCTATAAGGATACTTTTACACTGTGA